One Setaria italica strain Yugu1 chromosome I, Setaria_italica_v2.0, whole genome shotgun sequence DNA window includes the following coding sequences:
- the LOC101775443 gene encoding uncharacterized protein LOC101775443, whose protein sequence is MITPALSLSRAPSSSFSASPVDRCHRSTGALRRCGPSFAYKPAAGICYASQAVELLPSLYPEIVVRDARLEECWEVADTHCSSFFPDYKFPLDLVLRIDRYIALLSGFSVPPGCTRTCLVAVNSNSVTNGFDIECGDPREAEFQKYNLSRGSIAGILTVDTVADYLPRRGPLKQRRTGIAYIANVAVRKEERRKGIAKMLVQEAEARARSWGCRTMALHCDVNNIAALRLYKNQGFKCIRVPEGAKWPEPKIAKGVQYNFMMKLVPKI, encoded by the exons ATGATTACGCCGGCGCTGAGCCTGTCTCGCGCCCCGTCGTCCTCCTTCTCCGCGTCACCTGTTGATCGTTGCCACCGATCTACCGGCGCCTTGCGGCGTTGCGGCCCGTCCTTCGCCTACAAACCTGCCGCAG GAATTTGCTATGCTAGCCAGGCGGTTGAACTGCTGCCTTCTTTGTACCCTGAAATTGTTGTCAGAGATGCACGGCTCGAAGAGTGTTGGGAAGTAGCTGACACTCATTGCAGCTCTTTCTTTCCAGATTACAAGTTTCCGTTGGACCTTGTTCTACGGATTGATCGTTACATTGCTCTCCTATCTGGATTTTCAGTTCCACCCGGGTGTACGAGGACTTGCCTTGTTGCGGTCAATTCTAATTCTGTAACCAATGGCTTCGACATCGAGTGCGGAGATCCTAGAGAAGCCGAATTTCAGAAATACAATCTCAGTAGAGGCTCCATAGCTGGCATTCTTACAGTTGACACAGTGGCAGACTATCTTCCGAGAAGGGGACCCCTGAAGCAGAGAAG AACAGGTATTGCTTATATAGCAAATGTCGCAGTGCGAAAGGAGGAACGTCGGAAAGGAATTGCTAAAATGTTGGTCCAAGAAGCAGAGGCGCGAGCAAGGAGTTGGGGGTGCCGGACCATGGCATTGCACTGTGATGTAAACAACATAGCTGCCCTGCGCCTGTACAAAAATCAAGGTTTCAAATGCATCCGTGTACCGGAAGGAGCTAAATGGCCAGAACCTAAGATTGCTAAAGGAGTACAATACAACTTCATGATGAAGCTAGTGCCCAAGATTTGA
- the LOC101775857 gene encoding GATA transcription factor 8, with amino-acid sequence MASGGFVEEMMREQSLLEATCGDLFDHIDDLLDFPKEESAADVLLLDAPAPGSPLSARIIDVGARGNNAQSAPAPPAMEPLMALPPPAAQDDATAFFAAAGAPVFDAKDVGGHIGSCEELDMDMAQLEWLLFDDASIPHEPAFPGINCPAPIKSSALAANNAGVALLPPEKMEDAIFRSSSPISVLEHNSFNANNNVGSASSSSSSASSSSESFSGSGGHAWSAPVSPRPEPPVLVIPARARSKRSRPSAFTGAARAAEAPTILVPTPMYSSTSSHSDPESIAESNPHQAPPMKKKKKAKKPAPPAPAASDAEGDNDGDADYEEGGERSQPQGGAVRRCTHCQIEKTPQWRAGPLGPKTLCNACGVRYKSGRLFPEYRPAASPTFVPSIHSNSHKKVVEMRQKAVRTGDPSCDLLQFIRRRD; translated from the exons ATGGCGAGCGGCGGATTCGTGGAGGAGATGATGAGGGAGCAGAGCCTCCTGGAGGCGACCTGCGGCGACCTCTTCGACCACATCGACGACCTGCTCGACTTCCCCAAGGAGGAGTCCGCCGCCGACGTGCTCCtcctcgacgcgccggcgccggggagccCGCTCTCCGCGCGCATCATCGACGTCGGCGCCCGTGGCAACAATGCGCAgtccgcgcccgcgccccccGCGATGGAGCCTCTGATGGCGCTgcccccgcccgcggcgcaggACGACGCCACCGCCTTCTTCGCCGCCGCTGGGGCGCCGGTGTTCGACGCCAAGGACGTTGGCGGCCACATTGGCTCG TGCGAGGAGCTGGACATGGACATGGCGCAGCTGGAGTGGCTGCTCTTCGACGACGCCTCCATCCCGCACGAGCCGGCGTTCCCGGGGATCAACTGCCCGGCCCCCATCAAGAGCTCCGCGCTGGCGGCCAACAACGCCGGCGtcgcgctgctgccgccggaaAAGATGGAGGACGCGATCTTCCGCAGCTCCAGCCCCATCTCGGTGCTCGAGCACAACAGCTTCAACGCCAACAACAACGTCGgctccgcgtcctcctcctcatcctcggcGTCGTCCTCGTCGGAGTCCTTCTCCGGGAGCGGCGGGCACGCGTGGTCGGCGCCCGTGTCGCCGCGCCCGGAGCCGCCGGTGCTCGTCATaccggcgcgcgcgcggagcAAGCGCTCCCGCCCGTCCGCGTTCActggcgccgcccgcgccgcggagGCGCCCACCATCCTCGTGCCGACGCCCATGTACTCGTCCACCTCGTCGCACTCGGACCCCGAGAGCATTGCCGAGTCCAACCCGCACCAGGCGCCAcccatgaagaagaagaagaaggccaagaagccggcgccccccgcgccggccgcctctgACGCGGAAGGTGACaacgacggcgacgccgactATGAGGAAGGCGGCGAGCGCTCGCAGCCTCAGGGCGGCGCTGTGAGGAGGTGCACGCATTGCCAGATCGAGAAGACGCCGCAGTGGCGCGCGGGTCCCCTGGGCCCCAAGACGCTCTGCAACGCCTGCGGCGTCCGCTACAAGTCCGGGCGCCTCTTCCCGGAGTACCGCCCCGCGGCGAGCCCCACCTTCGTGCCGTCCATCCACTCCAACTCCCACAAGAAGGTGGTGGAGATGCGCCAGAAGGCTGTCCGGACCGGCGATCCGTCGTGCGACCTCCTGCAGTTCATCCGCCGCCGGGATTAA
- the LOC101776528 gene encoding uncharacterized protein LOC101776528, translated as MGVTRAHIVRNDSLDGMLGDYVGGGKGGNKPSRGGGARNSTRLVATLTCLQLAFAIYATFLLYYMSPAVDMRVKPDLAWATRLAQHWKQLIATQPGDAPPLSPQEVCEHESIDFEQKKSTDEVMIRLKRELYDEVLAFQRLSFGAETLPELLRMRSRWSASGPNVPRVTVILNHFKRRTLCAQLDQLRRQTLPFHRAWVLSFGSPNEASLRRIVESYNDSRVSFVASGYDFKYYGRFQMALQSESDFVYVLDDDMIPGARMLEILCHVGGTEKYGNAVLGSIGRILPFRQKDFTFPSYRKFRSKEAGLYLPDPAYDITVDRIVQVDFLSSSWFLPGELVKTLFIETPFTFMTGEDLHLSYQLQKYMGAGSFVLPVDPNDKETWGDSEHRLAYVSETTVIFKDIVQVRDEQWWRALTSGYVTQWAAMHPQKVDALFYAHSLGEVRALAPLLERFRTTPGRKAYLVVSGGGHCPCEEAATVLKWPKVVCKDRRFKIFDLGLGALSGPSRSEVPVLQAVYASMRGIVQMHNPSVVVALADVDAKVKDALRMAADAAVNRTALVLLPRTAVSKVLWMATLKPAALPNWNRMRISVNIITQNRAKSLLRLLTSLRSAYYVGDEVPISFNMDSRVDASTLKVVNSFDWPHGPKTLRRRIIQGGLIRAVSESWYPASDDDYGLLLEDDIEVSPYYYLWVKYALLAYRYDPAVALPELSSISLYTPRLVEVVKERPKWNATEFFRKVHPNTPYLHQLPCSWGAVFFPKHWREFYAYMAARFTEDAKKNPVQIPRSRTNGWQASWKKFLIDMMYLRGYVSLYPNFPNQTSFSTNHMEPGAHISAKDNMLKHDKTDFEVPLVADDFSPLLPQGKMPPASKLPVVNLFNQAVSLKGLKSAGAKLGQDVLTCATKELVAVDNITGLPTNCTAF; from the exons ATGGGAGTCACCCGCGCGCACATCGTCAGGAACGACTCCCTGGACGGCATGCTCGGCGACTACGTCGGCGGCGGTAAGGGCGGCAACAAGCcctcccgcggcggcggggcgaggaaCTCGACCCGCCTGGTAGCGACGCTGACGTGCCTCCAGCTGGCGTTCGCCATATACGCCACCTTCCTCCTCTACTACATGAGCCCCGCCGTGGACATGCGCGTGAAGCCTGACCTGGCGTGGGCGACCCGCCTCGCGCAGCACTGGAAGCAGCTCATCGCCACGCAGCccggcgacgcgccgccgctgtccccgcAGGAGGTGTGCGAGCACGAGAGCATCGACTTCGAGCAGAAGAAGTCGACGGACGAGGTCATGATCCGCCTCAAGCGCGAGCTCTACGACGAGGTCCTCGCGTTCCAGCGCTTGAGCTTCGGCGCCGAGACGCTCCCCGAGCTGCTCCGGATGCGGTCACGGTGGAGCGCGTCGGGCCCAAACGTGCCGCGCGTCACCGTCATCCTCAACCACTTCAAGCGCCGGACGCTGTGCGCGCAGCTGGACCAGCTGCGGCGGCAGACGCTGCCGTTCCACCGCGCCTGGGTGCTCTCCTTCGGGAGCCCCAACGAGGCGTCGCTCCGCCGCATCGTGGAGAGCTACAACGACTCGCGCGTCAGCTTCGTCGCCTCCGGCTACGACTTCAAGTACTACGGCCGGTTCCAGATGGCGCTGCAGTCCGAGTCGGACTTCGTCTACGTCCTTGACGACGACATGATCCCGGGCGCCCGCATGCTGGAGATCCTCTGCCACGTCGGCGGCACGGAGAAGTACGGCAACGCCGTGCTCGGCAGCATCGGCCGCATCCTGCCGTTCCGGCAGAAGGACTTCACGTTCCCGAGCTACCGCAAGTTCCGATCAAAGGAGGCCGGGCTGTACCTCCCGGACCCGGCCTACGACATCACCGTCGACCGCATCGTGCAGGTGGACTTCCTGTCGAGCTCGTGGTTCCTCCCGGGCGAGCTCGTGAAGACACTCTTCATCGAGACGCCCTTCACCTTCATGACCGGCGAGGACCTGCACCTGAGCTACCAGCTGCAGAAGTACATGGGCGCGGGGTCCTTCGTGCTCCCCGTGGACCCGAACGACAAGGAGACGTGGGGGGACAGCGAGCACCGCCTCGCCTACGTCTCCGAGACGACCGTCATCTTCAAGGACATCGTGCAGGTGCGCGACGAGCAGTGGTGGCGCGCGCTCACCTCCGGCTACGTCACGCAGTGGGCGGCCATGCACCCGCAGAAGGTGGACGCGCTCTTCTACGCGCACTCCCTCGGCGAGGTCAGGGCGCTGGCGCCGCTGCTCGAGCGGTTCCGCACCACGCCCGGGCGCAAGGCCTACCTcgtcgtctccggcggcgggcaCTGCCCCTGTGAGGAGGCCGCGACGGTGCTCAAGTGGCCCAAGGTGGTGTGCAAGGACCGGCGGTTCAAGATATTCGACCTGGGGCTCGGCGCCCTGTCCGGCCCGTCGCGCTCCGAGGTGCCCGTCCTGCAGGCCGTCTACGCCAGCATGCGCGGCATCGTCCAGATGCACAACCccagcgtcgtcgtcgccctcgCCGACGTCGACGCCAAAGTCAAGGACGCGCTCCGcatggccgccgacgccgccgtcaaCCGCACCGCGCTCGTCCTCCTCCCGAGGACCGCCGTCTCCAAGGTGCTCTGGATGGCCACACTTAAGCCTGCGGCACTTCCAA ACTGGAACCGGATGCGGATCTCGGTGAACATCATCACGCAGAACCGTGCGAAGtcgctgctgcggctgctgacGTCGCTGCGGAGCGCGTACTACGTGGGCGACGAGGTGCCCATCAGCTTCAACATGGACAGCCGGGTGGACGCGTCGACGCTCAAGGTGGTGAACTCCTTCGACTGGCCGCACGGGCCCAAGACGCTGCGGCGTCGGATCATCCAGGGCGGCCTGATCCGCGCCGTGAGCGAGAGCTGGTACCCGGCCTCCGACGACGACTACGGCCTCCTCCTGGAGGACGACATCGAGGTGTCCCCCTACTACTACCTGTGGGTCAAGTACGCGCTGCTGGCCTACCGCTACGACCCCGCCGTGGCCTTGCCGgagctctcctccatctctcTCTACACGCCGCGGCTGGTGGAGGTGGTGAAGGAGCGGCCCAAGTGGAACGCCACCGAGTTCTTCAGGAAGGTGCACCCAAACACGCCCTACCTGCACCAGCTCCCCTGCAGCTGGGGCGCCGTCTTCTTCCCCAAGCACTGGCGCGAGTTCTACGCCTACATGGCGGCGCGCTTCACGGAGGACGCCAAGAAGAACCCCGTGCAGATCCCGAGGTCGCGCACCAACGGCTGGCAGGCGTCGTGGAAGAAGTTCCTCATCGACATGATGTACCTGCGCGGGTACGTGAGCCTGTACCCCAACTTCCCCAACCAGACGAGCTTCTCCACCAACCACATGGAGCCCGGCGCGCACATCAGCGCCAAGGACAACATGCTCAAGCACGACAAGACGGACTTCGAGGTGCCGCTCGTCGCCGACGACTtctcgccgctgctgccgcagGGGAAGATGCCACCGGCGTCCAAGCTGCCCGTCGTCAACCTCTTCAACCAGGCCGTGTCGCTCAAGGGGCTCAAGTCCGCAGGCGCCAAGCTCGGGCAAGACGTCCTCACCTGCGCCACCAAggagctcgtcgccgtcgaTAACATCACCGGCTTGCCCACAAACTGCACCGCCTTCTGA
- the LOC101776941 gene encoding uncharacterized protein LOC101776941, whose product MLGKCRRPAPRDGDGDGDATAILDDADLEEILLRLPSAADLARSAALVCRRWRRVSSAPAFLRRFRRLHPPQILGFFICKGGRPHRYDVLNRSPLPVLDPTFLPVVAPNPGVGGAVGRCRDFSLSSLPTVDHWSLADSRDGLLLFCSSCDRSTNDRDLPDLRDIPKHFAVCDPLSGHSILLPKPGAGLYLGSYYLGAALVISDKDEGGTGIFSFEVLIATYVLREGPCLCAFSSSSRQWVVLPCPDTYELYNYETPWIDDGARDSGHVYWVVHDWGMDYEHILVLDLQTKKFSTINLPCSGMCDKYNRNIKVMRSEGDRDLRVVAMAWSRCALHFWRHDRSRSAKGRWLKEDVVKFSGVDGLLDLRMAGGSGNSYLIRIVDAGEGFVFIKHYEAPWVFVLNLKEMTMQKLPNRERFCGHALPYRMALSPHLPNFREGNH is encoded by the coding sequence ATGCTGGGGAAATGCcggaggccggcgccgcgggacggcgacggcgacggcgacgcgacgGCCATCCTCGACGACGCGGACCTGGAGGAGATTCTCCTGCGCCTCCCCTCGGCGGCCGACCTAGCGCGCTCCGCCGCCCTCGTCTGCCGTCGCTGGCGCCGCGtctcctccgcccccgccttcctccgccggttccgccgcctccacccgcccCAGATCCTCGGATTTTTCATCTGCAAAGGCGGCCGCCCCCACCGGTACGACGTGCTCAACCGGTCTCCCCTCCCAGTGCTCGACCCTACCTTCCTGCCGGTGGTCGCGCCTAAtcccggcgtcggcggcgccgtcggccgATGCCGGGATTTCTCCCTCAGCTCGCTCCCCACAGTCGACCATTGGTCCCTCGCCGACTCTCGCGATGGCCTCCTGCTCTTCTGCTCGTCCTGCGACCGCTCTACCAATGATCGCGACCTTCCGGACCTCAGGGACATCCCCAAGCACTTCGCCGTCTGCGACCCCTTGTCAGGCCACTCTATCCTCTTGCCCAAGCCTGGTGCCGGCCTGTACCTTGGGTCTTATTACCTAGGCGCTGCTTTGGTAATCAGTGACAAAGACGAGGGGGGCACTGGCATCTTCTCCTTCGAGGTGCTCATTGCAACATACGTTCTTAGGGAGGGGCCGTGCCTCTGTGCTTTCTCCTCAAGCTCACGACAATGGGTAGTGCTCCCATGCCCTGACACTTACGAACTTTACAATTATGAGACGCCCTGGATCGATGATGGTGCCCGTGACAGTGGGCATGTCTATTGGGTCGTACACGACTGGGGAATGGACTACGAGCATATCCTGGTGCTGGACTTGCAAACCAAGAAGTTCTCCACCATCAATCTGCCATGCAGCGGCATGTGTGATAAGTACAACAGGAACATCAAGGTCATGAGGAGCGAGGGTGACAGGGACCTCCGTGTCGTGGCAATGGCGTGGTCCCGCTGTGCACTCCATTTCTGGCGTCATGACAGGAGCAGGAGTGCCAAAGGCCGATGGTTGAAAGAGGATGTCGTGAAGTTTTCGGGTGTGGATGGGTTGCTTGATCTCAGAATGGCAGGTGGATCTGGTAACAGTTATTTGATTAGGATTGTAGATGCTGGAGAGGGATTTGTTTTCATCAAGCACTATGAGGCTCCCTGGGTGTTTGTCCTCAATCTCAAGGAAATGACAATGCAAAAGCTGCCAAATAGGGAACGGTTCTGTGGGCATGCACTTCCCTACAGGATGGCTTTGTCTCCCCACTTACCAAATTTCAGAGAAGGGAACCACTGA